The window ACCATAGGCGCAGGGCCAACCCGGACTTGACGCGGAGTCGGCAACCCGGGCGGACGGGAGTTCGATCTTGCCTTGCCGAGTGTCAAGAAAGCGTCAAGAGTTAGGTAAGGTAACGAAGTAGTTGAAGCATCGGAGCAGCTGAATCGGCCACAGTTGAATTCCCACGGTGACCCGACGGTGCCACCGGCCCGATCGGCCACAGTGATCCGACTGGTCAGACTGATCCACCAGGAACGGCGAGAAGGGAACAGCCGCTGACTGTCCACCACCTCAACCAGCTCTTGCTCGTCTGCTCGCTCGTTCTGCTCGTCGCGGTGGCGGCGGTTCGGATCTCCTCGCGCAGCGGGCTCCCCAGCCTGCTCGTCTACCTGGGCATCGGCGTCGCCATGGGCCAGGACGGCATCGGCGACATCCACTTCGACAACGCCGAACTGACCCAGGTCATCGGATACGCGGCCCTGGTCGTGATCCTCGCCGAGGGCGGTCTGGGCACGCAGTGGAAAGAGGTCAAGCCGGGGCTGGCGGCCGCCTCCTCACTGGCGATCGTCGGCGTCTCGGTGAGCGTCGGCGTCACGGCGACGGCAGCCCACTACCTGATCGGGCTGGAGTGGCGGCAGGCGCTGATCATCGGCGCGGTGGTGTCCTCGACGGACGCGGCGGCGGTCTTCTCGGTGCTCCGCAAGGTGCCCCTGCCCTCCCGCGTGACGGGCATCCTGGAAGCCGAGTCGGGCTTCAACGACGCCCCGGTGGTCATTCTCGTCGTCGCGTTCTCCACGGCGGGTCCGGTGGATCACTGGTACCACCTGCTCGGCGTGATAGCGCTGGAGCTGGCCATCGGAGCGGCCATCGGTCTCGCGGTGGGCTTCCTGGGGGCGTACGGGCTGCGGCATGTGGCGCTGCCCGCCTCCGGCCTCTACCCGATCGCGGTGATGGCGATCGCGGTCGCGGCGTACGCGGCCGGGGCCCTCGCCCACGGCAGCGGCTTCCTCGCCGTGTACCTGGCGTCGATGGTGCTGGGCAACGCGAGGCTGCCGCACTGGCCCGCCACGCGCGGCTTCGCCGACGGGCTGGGCTGGATCGCGCAGATCGGCATGTTCGTGCTGCTCGGCCTGCTGGTCACACCGCACGAGATGGGCGACGACGTCTGGCCGGCGCTCGTCATCGGTCTGGTGCTGACGATGGTGGCGCGGCCACTGAGCGTCGTCCTGGCCCTGCTGCCGTTCCGTATGCCCTGGCAGGAGCAGGCCCTGATGTCCTGGGCCGGGCTGCGCGGCGCCGTGCCCATCATTTTGGCCACCATCCCGATGGTGAGCGGCATCGAGGACAGCCGTCGCATCTTCAACATCGTCTTCGTCCTGGTGGTCGCCTACACCCTCGTCCAGGGCCCGACGCTGCCCTGGCTGGCCCGGCAGCTGGGCCTGGCCAAGTCCTCGGAGACCGCCGACCTGGGGATCGAGTCCGCGCCGCTGGAGCGGCTGCGCGGGCACCTGCTGTCCGTCGCGATCCCGGAGGGGTCGAAGATGCACGGCGTCGAGATCAACGAGCTGAGGCTGCCCGCGGGCGCCGCGGTCACGCTGGTCGTACGCGGCGGAGAATCGTTCGTTCCGCTTCCTGAGACCGTGCTCAGACGCGGGGACGAATTGCTCGTCGTGGCGACGGACCCGGTCCGGGACGCCGCCGAGCGACGGCTGCGCGCGGTCGGGCAGGGTGGCAAGCTGGCGGGCTGGCTGGGGACGGGCGGCAACGACGCCGAGGACTGAGCCGCAGCCCCGGCGACCCCGGCCGGCAGCGGCAGCGGCAGCGGCAGCGGCAGCGGCAGCGGCAGCGGCAGCGGCAGCGGCAGCGGCAGCGGCAGCGGCAGCGGCGAGAAAACGCAGGCAGGGGGTGAAAGAGTGCTGGTTTTCACAGGTGGGCTGGCGTTCGCCCCTGTATCATCAAGGCACACTGATCGACCAACTCTGCCTGACGCAGTGCTGGCGCGACCGTATGGCGGCCGCGGTGCCCCTCGCAGTGGGCGGCCCGGTATCTACCGCAGTTCCGCGCAAGAGGACAGCTCTCGGCGCCCCGCGCCCCACGAATGGGGCCGCGCTACCAGGCGGCAGAAAGGCACGGGCCGTGGCATCCACGGTCACCTCGGAGTCCGCCAGGACTCCGGTCTCCTCCCGCCCGGGATACGGCCGGCTGCTGCGTACGCGCGGCGTCTGGGCGTTCCTGCTCCCCGGCTTCGCCGCGCGACAGCCGTTCGCGATGCTGACCATCTCCATCGTGCTGCTCGTGCAGCACACCACCGGCTCGTACGGCACCGCAGGCGCCGTCGCCGCCGCGACCGGTGTCTCCATGGCGCTGTTCGCGCCGCTCACCGGCCGCCTCGCCGACCGCCACGGCCAGCGAGCCGTGCTGCTCCCCGGCGTCGTCGTCCACTCGCTGGCAGGCCTCTCCCTGACCGCACTGGCCCTCGCGGACGCCCCCCTGTGGGCGCTGTTCGCCGCCGCCGTGCCGACCGGCGCCTCGGTGCCGCAGGTCGGGCCCATGGTGCGTGCCCGCTGGGGCGTCAAGCTCCAGGGCTCCCCCCTCATGACGACCGCGGCGGCCTTCGAGTCCGTCACGGACGAGCTGACCTTCGTGTTCGGCCCGCTTCTGGCGACCGCCCTGTGCACCGCCGTGGACCCGGCAGCCGGACTGCTCACCGAGGCCGCGCTGACCCTCGTGGGCGGCCTGCTGTTCGCCGCCCAGCGCGGCAGTCAGCCGTCCGTCGGTGTCGGCGGGCACGCGCGCGTGAAGCACGCCTCCGCGCTGTCGGTCCCCGGCGTACGCGTTCTGATCGTGGCCTTCCTCGGCATCGGCGCCGTCTTCGGCGGCATGCAGGTCTCGCTCGCCGCGTTCAGTGAGTCGATCGGCGAGCCCGGCCTGAACGGCGTTCTGTACGGGACGTTCGCTGCGGGCAACATGCTCTCCGGCATCGTCTGCGGCGCGATCGCCTGGAAGGTGGCCCCGCGCCGCCGCCTCGTCATCGGGTACGCGGCTTTGGCCCTGGCCGCCTCCGGACTGTGGGCCGCGCAGTCGGTGGTCGTCCTCGCCGGGGTCGGCCTCCTCGTCGGCATGTGCATCGCGCCGACCCTGATCACCGGCTACACGCTGGTCGACGGACTGGTTCCGGCGGGCGCCCGCACGGAGGCCTTCACCTGGCTGACCGGCGCGGTCGCGCTGGGCCAGGCGGCGGCGGTCACCATCGCCGGACAGCTGGAGGACCGCTTCTGGGACGGCGCCGGTTTCCTCGTCCCGATGGGCGGCACCCTGCTCGCCCTCGCGACCCTGCTCGCCCTGCGCTCGCGGCTCGTTCCACCGGTGGTGAACCGGACCGTCGCACGTGGCGTGGGTCACCGCGTGCCGGTGACAGTGGACTGATCCCGAGGAATACGTCACTATGGACCGTCGTTAGCACTCATTGAGTGAGAGTGCCAGGAGGAAGACAAGTGCCGACCTACCAGTACCAGTGCACCGAGTGCGGCGAGGGCCTCGAGGCGGTGCAGAAGTTCACCGACGACGCCCTGACCGAGTGCCCCAGCTGCAGTGGCCGCCTGAAGAAGGTGTTCTCCGCCGTGGGCATCGTCTTCAAGGGCTCCGGTTTCTACCGGAACGACAGCCGCGGCTCGTCGTCGAGCAGCAGCCCGGCCTCGAAGTCGGGTTCGTCGTCCGACTCGAAATCGTCCACGTCGGACTCCAAGCCGTCCTCGGACTCCAAGTCGTCTTCGGGGTCGAAGTCGTCCTCGGACTCCAAGTCGTCCACGAGTTCGTCCTCCGGCAGCAACGCCGCCTAAGGCTTCCTCGCGCCTCTTTCTTACGAGACCCTGTCGTCGCGGACGGCAGGGTCTTCGGCGTTTCCCGGCCCGGCTAGGGTGCCGTTCATGGCGAACACTGAGAACGTCGGGGCGAACACGGAGCACGTCGAGATCGGCGTCATCGGCGGGTCGGGCTTCTACTCGTTCCTCGACGACGTGACCGAGATACAGGTCGACACCCCCTACGGGCCGCCCAGTGACTCCCTCTTCCTCGGCGAGATCGCCGGGCGGCGGGTCGCCTTCCTGCCCCGGCACGGCCGCGGCCACCATCTGCCGCCGCACCGCATCAACTACCGCGCCAACCTGTGGGCACTGCGCTCCGTCGGCGCCCGCCAGGTGCTCGGTCCGTGCGCCGTGGGCGGGCTTCGCCCCGAGTACGGGCCCGGGACGCTGCTCGTGCCGGACCAGTTCGTGGACCGTACGCAGTCCCGGGTGCAGTCGTACTTCGACGGGCTGCCGGTGGCCGGCGGCAGCACGCCGAACGTCGTCCACGTCTCGCTGGCCGACCCCTACTGCCCCGTCGGCCGCGAGGTCGCACTCCGGGCCGCACGCGGGCGCGACTGGGAGCCGGTGGACGGCGGGACGCTGGTCGTGATCGAGGGGCCGCGGTTCTCCACCCGTGCGGAGTCCCTCTGGTACCAGGCGCAGGGCTGGTCCGTGGTGGGCATGACCGGTCATCCCGAGGCGGCGCTCGCCCGTGAGCTGGAGCTCTGCTACACGTCGATGACGCTGGTCACCGACCTCGACGCGGGCGCCGAGACCGGGGAGGGCGTCTCCCACGAGGAGGTGCTGAAGGTGTTCGCGGCGAATGTGGACCGGTTGCGAGGGGTGTTGTTCGACGCGGTGGCGGGGCTGCCCGTCGGTGGGGCGCGGGATTGTCTGTGTGCGTCGGCGTTGGGCGGGATGGATCCGGGGATCGAGCTGCCGTAGGGGGCGCGCGGCCGGTCGGGGTCGAGGGGTCCGGTCGGGGTCGGGGTCGGGTGTCCCGTCGGGTTGGGGTCTCCCGTCGGGGTCGGGGTCGGGGCCGTGCCGTCGGGGTCGGGGCCGTGCCGGTACGTCGAGCCCGCCGCTGCCGGGTGTCCTGCTGTTGGTTTTGTACGTGTCGTTTCCTGGAGGAGCCCTACGCGGCGGGCTTCGACGTACCGGCACGGCCCGCTCCCGTTGTGCGGGGGCGCCCGGTCCCGTTGTGCGGGGGCGCCCGGTCCCGTTGTGCGAGGCGCCGGTCCCGTCGCAGGGGGTAATCCTGTTTTGGGTTGGGTGCCGCTCTTGGTATGTGGGGGGGAACTTCCCCTTCGGGTGAGTGAGTTGTCCACAATCGGGCGGCTGTCCACTGGGCGCGGTGGGGATCGGTGTGAGGGCGCAGTCTGGGGGTGCAAGCCGGTCTTCGACTCCAGGCGGTGGTACCCGTGTCGCAGCTCTCCTCCTTCCCGCGTCCGTTGGGCACGGACGTTCCCGGCACGTGCGAGGTGCCGCACTTCGCTCCCGTGCGGGTGCGCGGCGGGCGGTACGGGCTGCGGCGGCTGGTACGGCACCGAAGGCGGGCCCTGGCCGCGGGCTTGGCGGTGACCGCGGCGGCTCTTGTCGCGGCGGGGCCGGCGGACACCGTGGCGCGGGACACAGGGCCTCCGCGGGCCCGACCGGTGGTGGATTCGGTGCGGGAGCGGCCACCGGTCCAGATGGTGACGGCGCCGGTGCGGATCGCCGACGGGGCGACGGTGCGGCTGCTCAGGCCCGGTGACCGGGTCGACGTGGTCGCGGCGGAGCAGTCGGCGGCGGGGGACGCACGAGTGGTGGCGCGTGGAGCGCGGGTGACGAAGGTTCCCGAGTCCCTGGACAGCGTCTCCGAGGGTGGTGCGCTGGTCGTCCTGTCCGTCCCGCGTCGGACGGCGACGCGCCTGGCCGGTGCGGGCGCGACCTCACCTGGCGGTGACCCTGTGCTGAGCTTGGCCAGGACAGTCGCCGTCAGGCTGTCAAGTCCCTCGTCGGAGTCAGGGAATTGGACAGGGCCGCCACACCCTGACGTAGGTTGCGGAGCTGTTCATTCCACAGTCTGTGCGACCGAGAAGGGTCTCCCTGGTGAGCGAGAAGAAGAAGGGCCCGAGCCTCTGGGACGGTTTCAAGGCCTTCCTGATGCGCGGGAACGTCGTCGATCTGGCTGTCGCGGTGGTCATCGGCGCCGCCTTCACCAACATCGTCAACTCCGTGGTGAAGGGCGTGATCAACCCGCTGGTCGGCGCCTTCGGCACCAAGGACCTCGACAAGTACAGCTCGTGTCTGAAGGACCCCTGCACCTTCGACGAGGCGACGGGGACCGCGACGAGCGGCATCCCGATCATGTGGGGCAGCGTTCTCAGCGCGACGCTGACCTTCCTGATCACCGCGGCCGTCGTCTACTTCCTGATGGTGCTGCCGATGTCCAAGTACCTCGCGCGGCAGGTGGCCCGCCAGAAGGCGAAGGAAGGCACCCAGGAGATCATCGAGGTGACCGAGCTGGAGGTTCTGAAGGAGATCCGCGACGCCCTGGTGGCCCAGCGCGGCTCCGGACACGACGAGCACTAGCTGGAGCGGGAGCAGCGGCAGGAGCAGGAGGGGACGCTGTCCGTCGGGTGCGCGAGGCTCTTGGGCGGTGGGGGCTGCAGGCGTGGTGGCAGCCGCCTGCGCGGTGGGGCCGGTGGCCTTCTCAGATGTGGTGGGGCGGCTTCTCGTCGAGGAAGCGGGCCAGGTCCGCGGCGCTGTCGCCGGTCGGCCGCTCGCTCCATCCGCGGTCCGTGTCGTCCGCGGACGGCCGGCTCAGCGGGTCGTCGAAGACCAGCGCGGTTTTGGGGTCACGCGGTTCAGGGGTGGGCGCTTCGCTCATACCTCCAGGGTACGCGCAGCGAATCGCGGTGCTTCGGCCGCGGACCGCGGGCCTGGACACTGCCACAGTATGGCGGCCCCGCCGGAGACCCGATGTCCGGAGACCCGATGTCCGGAGCCCTCCACGTTCCCGCAGTCCTCCACGTTTCCGCAGTCCTCCAAGTCCCCGGGCCGCGTCCCCGGGTCCCGTTCTCGGGAGCCCCGGGGGTCGACACTGGGCGCATGACAGTTGACGCTCTGACCGATGTGACCGGGCTGCGCGTGGGGCATGCCACGCGGATCGGCGACGGTTGGCTCA of the Streptomyces aurantiacus genome contains:
- a CDS encoding potassium/proton antiporter, which codes for MLVCSLVLLVAVAAVRISSRSGLPSLLVYLGIGVAMGQDGIGDIHFDNAELTQVIGYAALVVILAEGGLGTQWKEVKPGLAAASSLAIVGVSVSVGVTATAAHYLIGLEWRQALIIGAVVSSTDAAAVFSVLRKVPLPSRVTGILEAESGFNDAPVVILVVAFSTAGPVDHWYHLLGVIALELAIGAAIGLAVGFLGAYGLRHVALPASGLYPIAVMAIAVAAYAAGALAHGSGFLAVYLASMVLGNARLPHWPATRGFADGLGWIAQIGMFVLLGLLVTPHEMGDDVWPALVIGLVLTMVARPLSVVLALLPFRMPWQEQALMSWAGLRGAVPIILATIPMVSGIEDSRRIFNIVFVLVVAYTLVQGPTLPWLARQLGLAKSSETADLGIESAPLERLRGHLLSVAIPEGSKMHGVEINELRLPAGAAVTLVVRGGESFVPLPETVLRRGDELLVVATDPVRDAAERRLRAVGQGGKLAGWLGTGGNDAED
- a CDS encoding MFS transporter — translated: MASTVTSESARTPVSSRPGYGRLLRTRGVWAFLLPGFAARQPFAMLTISIVLLVQHTTGSYGTAGAVAAATGVSMALFAPLTGRLADRHGQRAVLLPGVVVHSLAGLSLTALALADAPLWALFAAAVPTGASVPQVGPMVRARWGVKLQGSPLMTTAAAFESVTDELTFVFGPLLATALCTAVDPAAGLLTEAALTLVGGLLFAAQRGSQPSVGVGGHARVKHASALSVPGVRVLIVAFLGIGAVFGGMQVSLAAFSESIGEPGLNGVLYGTFAAGNMLSGIVCGAIAWKVAPRRRLVIGYAALALAASGLWAAQSVVVLAGVGLLVGMCIAPTLITGYTLVDGLVPAGARTEAFTWLTGAVALGQAAAVTIAGQLEDRFWDGAGFLVPMGGTLLALATLLALRSRLVPPVVNRTVARGVGHRVPVTVD
- a CDS encoding FmdB family zinc ribbon protein, whose product is MPTYQYQCTECGEGLEAVQKFTDDALTECPSCSGRLKKVFSAVGIVFKGSGFYRNDSRGSSSSSSPASKSGSSSDSKSSTSDSKPSSDSKSSSGSKSSSDSKSSTSSSSGSNAA
- a CDS encoding S-methyl-5'-thioadenosine phosphorylase gives rise to the protein MANTENVGANTEHVEIGVIGGSGFYSFLDDVTEIQVDTPYGPPSDSLFLGEIAGRRVAFLPRHGRGHHLPPHRINYRANLWALRSVGARQVLGPCAVGGLRPEYGPGTLLVPDQFVDRTQSRVQSYFDGLPVAGGSTPNVVHVSLADPYCPVGREVALRAARGRDWEPVDGGTLVVIEGPRFSTRAESLWYQAQGWSVVGMTGHPEAALARELELCYTSMTLVTDLDAGAETGEGVSHEEVLKVFAANVDRLRGVLFDAVAGLPVGGARDCLCASALGGMDPGIELP
- the mscL gene encoding large conductance mechanosensitive channel protein MscL — its product is MSEKKKGPSLWDGFKAFLMRGNVVDLAVAVVIGAAFTNIVNSVVKGVINPLVGAFGTKDLDKYSSCLKDPCTFDEATGTATSGIPIMWGSVLSATLTFLITAAVVYFLMVLPMSKYLARQVARQKAKEGTQEIIEVTELEVLKEIRDALVAQRGSGHDEH